The following coding sequences are from one Gossypium hirsutum isolate 1008001.06 chromosome A12, Gossypium_hirsutum_v2.1, whole genome shotgun sequence window:
- the LOC107933891 gene encoding pentatricopeptide repeat-containing protein At3g49710: protein MTQVPWTIQNFRNLLKTCISHRNILTGKSLHSLYIKSLVPSSTYLSNHFILLYSRCGLLATAHNAFFQTQHPNTFSFNAIIAAYAKESLPSVAHNLFDQIPHPDLVSYNTLISAYADCGRTEPALELFKKMRDLFFEMDGFTLSGVITASLNDVCLIRQVHCFVVFCGFDSYASVNNALLSCYSKEGFLREAKRVFYEMGECKDEVSWNSMIVAYGQHKEGARALALFQEMVRRGFDVDMFTLASVLTAFTSLEDLLGGFQFHAMLIKTGFHQNAHVASGLIDLYSKCGAGMLDCGKVFEEVSGPDLVLWNTMISGYSLHEELSDEALKCFQAMQRVGYCPDDCSFVNVISACSNLSSPSQGRQIHALAIKSEVPNQIQVHNALIAMYSKCGNLPDGRRVFDKMPEHNTVSLNSMIAGYAQHGIGTESLILFNHMLERNISPTSITFISVLSACAHTGKVEEGQKYFNIMKEKFGIEPEVEHYSCMIDLFGRAGKLHEAEKLINTMPFNPGSIGWAAMLGASKIHGNMELASKAANKLLQLEPSNAVPYVMLANMYASSGKWEEAAMVRKLMRDRGVRKKPGCSWIEVNKRIHVFVAEDISHPMIKEIYKYLEEMGRKIRLAGYVSDLRWSLVKEDEIEAGEKEIKLRHHSEKLAVAYGLLSTKDGEPILVIKNLRICGDCHNAIKFMSAVSGREITVRDTHRFHCFKDGQCSCGDYW, encoded by the coding sequence ATGACCCAAGTCCCATGGACCATCCAAAACTTCCGCAACCTATTGAAAACATGCATAAGCCACAGAAACATTTTAACAGGCAAATCCCTCCACTCTCTTTACATCAAATCCCTCGTTCCTTCGTCAACTTACCTTTCCAATCATTTCATCCTCCTCTACTCCAGATGCGGCCTTTTAGCCACTGCCCACAACGCCTTTTTCCAAACCCAACATCCCAATACCTTCTCTTTCAACGCCATCATCGCTGCCTACGCCAAGGAATCCCTCCCTTCCGTTGCCCACAACCTGTTCGATCAGATTCCTCACCCAGACCTTGTTTCTTATAACACTCTCATTTCCGCTTATGCGGATTGTGGTCGGACTGAACCTGCATTGGAGTTGTTTAAGAAAATGAGAGACTTGTTTTTTGAAATGGATGGCTTTACTTTATCTGGGGTCATCACGGCTAGTTTGAATGATGTGTGTCTGATTAGACAGGTGCATTGCTTTGTGGTTTTTTGTGGGTTTGATTCTTATGCTTCGGTCAACAATGCGTTGCTTTCCTGTTACAGCAAAGAGGGTTTTTTAAGGGAAGCAAAGCGGGTGTTTTATGAGATGGGAGAGTGTAAAGATGAAGTGTCTTGGAACTCCATGATCGTTGCCTATGGGCAGCATAAAGAGGGTGCAAGAGCACTGGCATTGTTTCAGGAAATGGTTAGGAGAGGGTTCGATGTTGATATGTTTACTTTGGCTAGTGTTTTGACAGCGTTTACAAGTTTAGAGGACCTGTTAGGAGGATTTCAGTTTCATGCTATGTTGATCAAGACTGGCTTTCATCAAAATGCTCATGTCGCCAGTGGTTTGATTGATTTGTATTCGAAATGTGGAGCTGGCATGTTGGATTGTGGGAAAGTTTTTGAAGAGGTTTCAGGACCGGATTTGGTTCTTTGGAACACTATGATTTCGGGGTATTCCTTGCACGAAGAACTCTCTGACGAGGCTCTCAAGTGTTTCCAAGCGATGCAACGTGTCGGATATTGCCCTGATGATTGTAGCTTTGTAAATGTAATTAGTGCATGCTCCAATTTGTCATCGCCTTCTCAGGGAAGACAGATTCATGCACTGGCAATCAAATCTGAAGTCCCTAATCAAATTCAAGTCCATAATGCCCTGATTGCTATGTACTCAAAATGTGGAAATCTTCCCGATGGAAGACGGGTATTTGATAAGATGCCGGAGCATAATACAGTCTCTTTGAATTCAATGATTGCTGGTTATGCACAACATGGGATTGGAACGGAGTCCTTAattcttttcaatcacatgcTGGAACGAAATATTTCCCCTACAAGTATAACCTTCATCTCTGTCCTCTCAGCATGTGCTCATACAGGAAAAGTTGAGGAGGGTCAGAAGTATTTCAACATTATGAAAGAGAAGTTTGGAATTGAACCAGAAGTGGAACACTATTCATGCATGATCGATCTGTTTGGTCGAGCAGGCAAGCTACATGAAGCTGAGAAACTCATAAACACTATGCCATTTAACCCGGGTTCAATTGGTTGGGCTGCAATGCTTGGTGCATCTAAAATACATGGGAACATGGAACTAGCATCAAAGGCAGCAAACAAGCTTCTTCAACTGGAACCTTCAAATGCTGTACCTTATGTCATGCTTGCAAACATGTATGCCAGCAGCGGCAAATGGGAAGAAGCGGCAATGGTTAGGAAGCTTATGCGCGACAGAGGTGTGAGGAAGAAACCAGGTTGTAGTTGGATAGAGGTGAATAAAAGAATTCATGTGTTTGTGGCCGAAGATATTTCGCACCCAATGATCAAAGAGATTTACAAGTACTTGGAGGAGATGGGAAGGAAGATCAGGTTAGCTGGGTATGTTTCAGATCTGCGGTGGAGTTTAGTTAAGGAGGACGAGATAGAAGCCGGAGAGAAGGAGATAAAGTTAAGGCATCATAGCGAGAAGTTGGCAGTTGCATACGGGCTACTGTCCACAAAAGATGGGGAGCCTATACTTGTGATTAAAAACCTGAGGATATGTGGAGATTGCCATAACGCAATCAAGTTTATGTCTGCTGTTTCAGGGAGGGAAATCACTGTAAGGGATACCCATAGGTTCCATTGCTTCAAGGACGGGCAGTGctcgtgtggagattattggtaA